The proteins below are encoded in one region of Rhodoluna lacicola:
- the trxA gene encoding thioredoxin, which produces MSKDVTTASFQADVLSNPKPVLVDFWAEWCGPCRMVSPILDEIAAEYGDKLEVVKVNVDNEPQLAQQYGITGIPALQVFHGGAVVKSMVGAKPKNILLQDLADYIK; this is translated from the coding sequence ATGTCCAAGGACGTAACCACCGCCAGCTTCCAGGCTGATGTACTTTCAAACCCAAAGCCAGTCCTCGTAGACTTTTGGGCCGAGTGGTGTGGTCCTTGCCGCATGGTCTCTCCGATCCTTGATGAGATTGCTGCCGAATACGGCGACAAGCTTGAGGTCGTAAAGGTAAACGTAGACAACGAGCCTCAGCTGGCACAGCAGTATGGCATCACCGGAATTCCTGCGCTGCAGGTTTTCCACGGTGGCGCTGTGGTGAAGTCAATGGTTGGCGCGAAGCCAAAGAACATCTTGCTTCAGGACCTTGCCGACTACATCAAGTAA